In Methylomonas sp. ZR1, one DNA window encodes the following:
- a CDS encoding ProQ/FinO family protein, with product MGFEELAALRDELIKQAAANKPVKREKKIAEKSPIKKTGKADALVAIIGLLQKNFPLAFPKKPAAKLPLKIGIHKDILAHADQLGADKNQLRTALKAWCWGHRYWDCLTEDAVRVDLQGMPAGQVTKADAEQASKLKAQRRKQPEAVEALPTGSA from the coding sequence ATGGGATTTGAAGAACTAGCAGCGCTTAGAGATGAACTTATCAAGCAAGCAGCCGCCAATAAACCGGTAAAACGAGAAAAAAAGATAGCGGAGAAATCGCCTATCAAAAAGACCGGCAAAGCTGACGCGCTAGTCGCCATTATCGGCTTGCTGCAAAAGAATTTTCCCTTGGCGTTTCCCAAAAAACCCGCTGCCAAACTGCCCTTAAAAATAGGCATCCACAAAGACATCCTGGCCCATGCCGATCAACTCGGTGCAGATAAAAACCAACTCCGCACCGCACTGAAGGCCTGGTGTTGGGGACATCGATACTGGGATTGCCTGACAGAAGATGCCGTCAGAGTGGATTTGCAAGGAATGCCGGCCGGCCAAGTCACAAAAGCAGATGCTGAACAAGCGAGCAAATTAAAAGCGCAACGGCGGAAACAGCCTGAAGCCGTCGAAGCATTACCTACAGGGTCAGCATAA
- the hemF gene encoding oxygen-dependent coproporphyrinogen oxidase translates to MIENDISAVKTYLLKLQDRICTALEAEEPTARFVEDAWERAEGGGGRSRVLANGEVFEQGGVNFSHVFGSHLPPSATAKRPELANRQFEAMGVSLVMHPRNPYVPTSHANVRFFIAKKDGEPAIWWFGGGFDLTPFYPFQEDVLHWHQVARQACLPFGEDVYPRYKKWCDDYFFLKHRNETRGVGGLFFDDLNEPDFAQAFAFMQSVGDHYLDAYLPIVQKRKDTVYGERERNFQLYRRGRYVEFNLVYDRGTLFGLQSGGRTESILMSMPPVAHWQYNWQPESGSPEARLYDTFLRPQNWLGI, encoded by the coding sequence ATGATTGAGAACGATATATCCGCAGTTAAAACGTATTTGCTGAAGTTGCAAGATCGAATTTGCACTGCTTTAGAAGCGGAAGAACCCACCGCGCGCTTCGTTGAAGATGCCTGGGAACGCGCCGAAGGTGGTGGCGGGCGTTCGCGGGTGTTGGCGAATGGTGAGGTATTTGAGCAAGGCGGGGTTAATTTTTCGCACGTGTTTGGTAGTCATCTGCCGCCATCGGCAACCGCCAAACGGCCGGAGCTAGCCAATCGGCAATTTGAAGCGATGGGCGTGTCCCTGGTGATGCATCCTCGCAATCCTTATGTGCCGACCTCACACGCCAATGTGCGGTTTTTTATCGCCAAAAAAGACGGTGAACCGGCTATTTGGTGGTTTGGTGGTGGTTTCGATTTGACGCCGTTTTATCCTTTCCAAGAAGACGTGTTGCATTGGCATCAAGTGGCGCGTCAGGCTTGTCTGCCGTTTGGTGAGGATGTTTATCCGCGCTATAAAAAATGGTGCGACGACTATTTCTTTTTAAAGCACCGCAACGAAACTCGTGGCGTCGGCGGGTTGTTTTTCGACGATTTGAACGAGCCTGATTTTGCTCAAGCTTTTGCATTTATGCAGAGTGTTGGCGATCATTACCTGGATGCCTATTTGCCCATCGTGCAAAAGCGTAAAGACACAGTCTATGGCGAGCGGGAGCGTAATTTTCAATTGTATCGGCGTGGGCGTTATGTCGAGTTTAATTTGGTGTACGACAGGGGGACTCTATTCGGGCTGCAATCTGGCGGGCGGACCGAATCGATTTTGATGTCCATGCCTCCGGTCGCGCACTGGCAATACAATTGGCAGCCTGAATCAGGTAGTCCGGAAGCCCGGTTATACGACACATTTTTACGCCCACAAAACTGGCTGGGAATTTAG
- the thrS gene encoding threonine--tRNA ligase, with protein MPVITLPDGSQRQFDQAVSVMDVALSIGTGLAKATLAGKVNGKLVDAGTLIDSDASLQIVTAKDEEGVDVIRHSTAHLLAQAVKQLFPSAQVTIGPVIENGFYYDFAFERSFTPEDLTAIEKRMAELVAQDIAVSRSLLSRDEAVKFFEGLGEKYKAEIIASIPANEDLSLYQQGDFTDLCRGPHVPSTGKLKAFKLMKIAGAYWRGDSKNEMLQRIYGTAWGDAKELAAYLHRLEEAEKRDHRKIGKALDLFHTQEEAPGMVFWHDKGWTIYQQIEQYVREKLRVNGYGEVKTPQIVDRTLWEKSGHWDKFSAMMFTTHSESRDYAVKPMNCPCHIQIYNQGIKSYRDLPVRLAEFGSCHRNEPSGTLHGLMRVRNFVQDDAHIFCTEDQIQSEVSTFIDLLFEVYKDFGFEEVIIKLSTRPENRVGDDAVWDKAESALELALNNKGLDWQLQPGEGAFYGPKIEFSLKDCIGRVWQCGTIQVDFSMPERLDASYIGEDSARHVPVMLHRAILGSLERFIGILIEQYAGTFPLWLAPVQVMVMNITDRHADYAEQVRRELEKQGLRVKIDLRNEKIGFKIREHSMQRVPYLLIIGDKELETRTVSVRTQQGEDLGSLSIGELGERLRNQIADRK; from the coding sequence ATGCCTGTAATCACTTTGCCCGACGGCTCTCAGCGTCAATTCGACCAAGCGGTATCTGTAATGGATGTGGCCCTGTCTATTGGTACGGGTCTGGCTAAAGCGACGTTGGCAGGTAAAGTAAATGGCAAATTGGTAGATGCCGGCACGTTGATCGATTCCGATGCGAGTTTGCAAATCGTCACTGCCAAGGACGAGGAGGGTGTTGATGTGATCCGCCACTCCACAGCGCATTTGCTGGCTCAGGCTGTCAAACAGTTATTCCCCTCAGCGCAGGTAACCATCGGTCCAGTGATAGAAAACGGTTTCTATTACGACTTTGCCTTTGAGCGTTCCTTTACGCCTGAAGATCTGACGGCTATCGAAAAGAGAATGGCGGAACTGGTTGCGCAAGATATTGCCGTTAGCCGTTCGCTGTTGTCGCGCGACGAAGCCGTAAAGTTTTTTGAAGGTTTAGGCGAGAAATACAAAGCTGAAATTATCGCTTCGATTCCTGCCAATGAAGATTTGTCTTTATACCAACAAGGCGACTTTACCGACTTGTGCCGCGGTCCGCATGTGCCCAGCACCGGCAAATTAAAAGCGTTTAAATTGATGAAAATTGCTGGCGCCTATTGGCGCGGCGATTCCAAGAACGAGATGCTGCAACGCATTTATGGTACTGCCTGGGGCGATGCTAAGGAATTAGCCGCTTATCTGCATCGTCTGGAAGAAGCTGAAAAGCGCGATCATCGTAAAATCGGCAAGGCCCTGGATTTGTTTCATACCCAGGAAGAAGCGCCGGGCATGGTGTTCTGGCACGACAAGGGTTGGACCATATATCAGCAGATCGAGCAATACGTGCGCGAGAAATTGCGCGTCAATGGCTATGGCGAAGTCAAAACCCCGCAAATCGTTGATCGCACGCTGTGGGAAAAATCCGGTCACTGGGATAAATTCAGTGCGATGATGTTCACCACGCATTCGGAAAGCCGCGATTATGCGGTGAAGCCGATGAACTGTCCTTGCCATATTCAGATTTACAATCAAGGTATTAAAAGTTACCGGGATTTGCCGGTGCGCCTAGCTGAATTCGGCTCCTGTCACCGTAACGAGCCATCCGGCACTCTGCATGGCTTGATGCGGGTCCGGAATTTTGTGCAGGACGATGCGCACATCTTTTGTACCGAAGATCAGATTCAATCCGAAGTCTCCACGTTTATCGATCTGTTGTTTGAGGTATACAAGGATTTCGGTTTCGAGGAAGTGATTATCAAACTGTCAACTCGTCCGGAAAATCGAGTCGGCGACGATGCGGTCTGGGATAAGGCGGAAAGCGCGCTGGAATTGGCCTTGAACAATAAAGGCCTGGATTGGCAATTGCAGCCGGGCGAAGGTGCTTTCTACGGTCCTAAAATAGAGTTTTCCTTGAAAGATTGTATAGGTCGGGTCTGGCAATGCGGTACTATACAAGTCGATTTCTCGATGCCGGAAAGGCTGGATGCCTCGTATATAGGCGAAGATAGCGCCAGGCATGTGCCGGTAATGTTGCATCGGGCAATACTGGGCTCCTTGGAGCGTTTCATCGGAATTTTGATCGAGCAATATGCCGGAACTTTTCCGCTATGGTTGGCGCCAGTGCAGGTGATGGTGATGAATATCACCGACCGCCATGCCGATTATGCGGAGCAGGTGCGGCGAGAACTTGAAAAACAAGGTCTTAGAGTCAAAATTGACTTGAGAAACGAGAAGATAGGCTTTAAAATCCGCGAGCATTCCATGCAGCGAGTGCCGTATCTTTTGATTATCGGCGACAAGGAATTAGAAACTCGGACTGTTAGTGTACGCACACAACAGGGCGAGGATCTAGGAAGTCTGTCAATTGGCGAACTTGGCGAACGCTTGAGGAACCAGATTGCGGATCGAAAATAA
- the infC gene encoding translation initiation factor IF-3 has protein sequence MSSKKDATRLNTEITARRVRVVGAEGEQVGVVSINEALQLAYDANMDLVEISPNADPPVCKVMDFGKYQFELNKKLQAAKKKQKQIQIKEIKFRPGTEEGDYQVKLRSLIKFLNEGDKTKITVRFKGRELTHRELGMDLLKRIETDLEEMAIVEQFPKLEGRQMVMVMGPKKKK, from the coding sequence ATCAGCTCTAAAAAAGATGCAACGCGCTTAAATACCGAAATTACCGCCAGGCGGGTTCGGGTAGTAGGCGCTGAAGGTGAACAAGTCGGGGTTGTTTCAATAAACGAAGCGTTACAGCTCGCCTACGATGCAAATATGGATCTGGTCGAAATATCGCCCAATGCCGATCCGCCGGTTTGCAAAGTCATGGACTTCGGCAAATACCAGTTTGAGTTAAACAAAAAACTGCAAGCCGCCAAGAAAAAGCAAAAACAAATCCAGATCAAGGAAATCAAGTTTAGGCCCGGTACCGAAGAAGGCGATTACCAGGTCAAGCTGCGCAGCCTGATCAAATTTCTAAACGAAGGCGACAAAACCAAGATCACCGTGCGTTTTAAAGGCCGTGAGTTAACTCATCGCGAGTTGGGCATGGACTTGTTGAAACGTATCGAAACCGATCTGGAAGAAATGGCCATAGTCGAGCAATTTCCGAAATTGGAAGGCCGGCAAATGGTCATGGTGATGGGCCCGAAGAAAAAGAAATAA
- the rpmI gene encoding 50S ribosomal protein L35: MPKMKSHSGAGKRFKKVGSGGFKCKQSHKRHILTKKTTKRKRQLRKTAILHPSDTPLVARMLPYS, from the coding sequence ATGCCAAAAATGAAAAGCCATAGCGGTGCCGGCAAGCGCTTCAAGAAAGTTGGAAGCGGCGGTTTTAAATGCAAACAATCGCATAAACGTCATATTTTGACTAAAAAAACCACCAAACGTAAAAGACAACTGCGTAAAACAGCCATTCTTCATCCGTCGGATACGCCATTGGTTGCGCGTATGCTGCCGTACAGTTGA
- the rplT gene encoding 50S ribosomal protein L20 — translation MARVKRGVTARARHKKILKLAKGYYGARSRVYRVAKQAVIKAGQYAYRDRKQKKRQFRALWIVRINAAARLYGISYSRLINGLNKANVAIDRKVLADLAVRDIDAFGAIAKLAIANQSKP, via the coding sequence ATGGCTAGAGTTAAACGCGGCGTCACCGCTAGAGCAAGACACAAAAAGATTTTAAAACTGGCAAAAGGTTACTACGGTGCCCGTAGCCGGGTTTACCGCGTCGCCAAGCAGGCGGTCATCAAGGCCGGTCAATACGCTTATCGCGACCGTAAACAGAAAAAACGCCAATTCCGCGCCTTGTGGATCGTGCGTATCAACGCTGCCGCACGTTTGTACGGTATCTCCTATAGCCGTTTGATCAACGGTCTGAATAAAGCCAATGTTGCGATCGACCGCAAAGTATTGGCCGACTTGGCTGTACGCGACATCGACGCTTTCGGCGCGATTGCGAAATTGGCTATAGCAAACCAAAGCAAACCGTAA
- the pheS gene encoding phenylalanine--tRNA ligase subunit alpha, protein MSASIEDIVTQALQELAHAQDLSQLDQVRVNYLGKKGLFTQQMKELGGLDPEQRRSAGQIINDAKNTFQEALEARKSTLENAELAARLASECIDVTLPGRGQTVSGLHPVTITLRRIAKIFAEAGFNIVEGPEIEDDYHNFGALNIPEHHPARAMHDTFYFDAHTVLRTHTSPVQIRVMESEKPPLKIIAPGRVYRCDSDMTHSPMFHQVEGFLVDTDVSFGNLKGVIFEFLRAFFEKEVNVRFRPSYFPFTEPSAEFDVSCVMCDGKGCRVCKQTGWLEVGGCGMIHPEVFKSVGIDNQVYSGFAFGTGVERLAMMKYGINDLRMFFENDLKFLQQFR, encoded by the coding sequence GTGTCGGCTAGTATCGAAGATATTGTTACGCAGGCATTACAAGAGCTTGCACATGCACAAGACCTTAGCCAACTGGATCAGGTCAGAGTTAATTATCTAGGCAAAAAAGGTCTATTCACTCAGCAGATGAAGGAGTTGGGTGGCCTGGACCCCGAGCAACGCCGCAGTGCTGGGCAAATTATCAACGATGCCAAAAATACTTTTCAAGAGGCGTTAGAGGCTCGGAAATCGACTTTGGAAAATGCCGAATTGGCGGCGCGTCTGGCTAGCGAATGTATCGACGTTACCCTGCCGGGGCGGGGTCAAACCGTATCCGGATTGCATCCTGTCACGATCACCTTGCGGCGGATTGCCAAAATTTTTGCCGAGGCCGGCTTTAATATCGTCGAAGGCCCTGAAATCGAAGACGATTACCATAACTTCGGCGCCTTGAATATTCCCGAGCATCATCCCGCGCGGGCGATGCACGATACTTTTTATTTCGATGCGCATACCGTATTGAGAACTCACACGTCGCCGGTACAGATTCGGGTGATGGAATCCGAAAAGCCACCCTTGAAAATTATCGCACCGGGCCGGGTGTACCGCTGTGATTCGGACATGACCCATTCGCCCATGTTTCATCAGGTCGAAGGTTTCCTAGTTGATACCGACGTCAGTTTCGGCAACCTGAAGGGTGTCATTTTTGAGTTTCTGCGCGCCTTCTTCGAAAAAGAAGTCAACGTGCGTTTTCGTCCTTCTTATTTTCCGTTTACAGAGCCTTCCGCCGAATTCGATGTGTCTTGTGTGATGTGCGACGGCAAAGGTTGCCGCGTCTGCAAACAAACGGGCTGGCTGGAAGTGGGCGGTTGCGGCATGATTCACCCGGAAGTATTCAAATCGGTCGGTATTGATAACCAAGTTTATTCCGGCTTCGCCTTTGGAACCGGAGTCGAACGTCTGGCGATGATGAAATACGGCATCAACGATTTGCGGATGTTTTTCGAAAACGATCTGAAATTTTTACAACAGTTTAGGTGA
- the pheT gene encoding phenylalanine--tRNA ligase subunit beta, whose amino-acid sequence MQVSEAWLRELVNPPIATAELVAQLTMAGLEVDAVTPVAAEFSGVVVGEVLSTIQHPNADKLRVCQVNVGQAESLQIVCGASNVRPGLKIPAALIGAILPGDFKIKESKLRGELSFGMLCSEKELGLAVSSEGLMELPADAPVGADIRDYLALNDNVIELGLTPNRADCLSVEGVAREVAVLNNLPFQATTFTTVEPQHTETLEVKVEATEACPVYLGRLIKNINSAAVTPLWMQERLRRCGIRSLSPVVDVTNYVLIELGQPLHAFDADKLSAPIVVRRSRAGESLALLNDQTIELDGEALVIADLRQALALAGVMGGKDSAVFGETRDIFLECAFFTPIDVAGKARQFGLHTDSSHRFERGVDFNLQRRAIERATQLILQIAGGSPGPVQEVISTAELPARMPVKLRSQRITKVLGIQFGDDEVHALFEGLGMQVQVVENGWEITPPGFRFDIAIEEDLLEEIGRIYGYNNLPSSSLLMRSELGKAPEAHLPLARLQDCLVDRGYQEAITYSFVDEAMQNAVAPGEEFIRIQNPISSELAVMRTTLWCGLLNAALYNINRQQSRVRLFEAGLRFFYQDGRIQQRKMLSGLALGSVNPEQWGEKARKLDFFDVKADIEALFGLTGIMAEFVAYQHPALHPGQTAQIKNQHGEVIGLLGMLHPTLEKQLGFDSPVFLFELEQDAVLQRKVPKFSTLSKYPSVRRDLALLVEEAVSAAAITSVIEECMETAIREISIFDVYRGPGVAEGYKSVALALLLQDFTQTLTDTEIDAIFRKVLDTLAAKLNAKLRE is encoded by the coding sequence ATGCAAGTCAGTGAAGCCTGGTTAAGAGAACTGGTCAATCCGCCCATCGCTACCGCCGAATTAGTCGCGCAGCTGACCATGGCCGGTCTGGAAGTTGACGCCGTGACGCCTGTTGCAGCCGAATTTTCCGGTGTGGTGGTAGGCGAAGTGCTCTCCACCATTCAACATCCAAACGCCGATAAACTTAGAGTTTGTCAGGTCAACGTCGGCCAAGCTGAGTCCCTGCAAATCGTTTGCGGTGCCAGTAATGTCAGGCCCGGTTTGAAAATTCCGGCAGCATTGATCGGTGCGATATTGCCCGGCGATTTCAAAATAAAGGAATCCAAGCTGCGTGGCGAATTGTCGTTCGGCATGCTGTGTTCGGAAAAGGAATTGGGTTTGGCGGTTAGTTCCGAAGGCTTGATGGAGTTGCCCGCTGACGCGCCGGTGGGTGCCGATATTCGCGACTATTTGGCGCTGAACGATAATGTGATCGAATTGGGCTTAACGCCTAATCGCGCCGATTGCCTGAGCGTCGAAGGGGTCGCCAGGGAAGTGGCGGTTTTGAACAATCTGCCGTTTCAGGCTACGACGTTTACTACTGTCGAACCGCAGCACACGGAAACCCTGGAAGTTAAAGTCGAAGCCACGGAAGCTTGCCCGGTTTATCTGGGGCGTTTGATCAAAAATATCAATTCCGCCGCAGTGACGCCACTGTGGATGCAGGAGCGTCTGCGCCGTTGCGGTATTAGAAGTTTAAGCCCGGTTGTTGATGTTACCAACTATGTGTTGATCGAATTGGGCCAACCGCTGCATGCTTTCGATGCCGATAAACTGAGTGCGCCTATCGTGGTTAGACGTAGCCGGGCCGGCGAGTCCTTGGCTTTATTGAATGACCAAACCATAGAGCTGGACGGCGAGGCACTGGTCATAGCCGATCTACGGCAAGCCTTGGCCTTGGCCGGCGTGATGGGGGGTAAGGACAGCGCCGTATTTGGCGAAACCCGCGATATATTCCTGGAATGTGCGTTTTTTACGCCCATTGATGTCGCCGGCAAGGCCCGCCAATTTGGTTTGCATACCGATTCCTCGCACCGCTTCGAAAGAGGTGTGGATTTTAACTTGCAACGCCGGGCGATCGAACGCGCCACGCAATTGATTCTACAAATAGCCGGCGGTAGTCCTGGGCCGGTTCAAGAGGTTATTTCCACTGCCGAACTGCCCGCCAGAATGCCGGTAAAGCTGCGTAGCCAACGTATTACAAAGGTGTTGGGCATTCAATTTGGCGACGATGAAGTGCATGCGCTGTTCGAAGGCTTGGGTATGCAGGTTCAAGTAGTCGAGAACGGCTGGGAAATTACCCCGCCGGGCTTTCGTTTCGATATTGCCATCGAAGAAGATTTGCTGGAAGAAATCGGCAGAATCTATGGATATAACAATCTACCTAGTAGCAGTTTGTTGATGCGCTCTGAGCTTGGCAAAGCGCCCGAGGCGCACTTGCCATTGGCGAGATTGCAGGATTGCTTGGTAGATCGCGGTTATCAGGAAGCGATTACCTACAGCTTTGTCGATGAAGCAATGCAAAATGCCGTCGCGCCTGGCGAAGAATTTATCCGGATTCAAAACCCTATATCCTCAGAACTAGCCGTGATGCGCACTACGCTTTGGTGCGGTTTGTTGAATGCGGCTTTGTATAATATCAACCGCCAACAGAGTCGAGTGCGCTTATTCGAAGCCGGCTTGCGGTTTTTCTATCAAGATGGGCGAATTCAACAGCGAAAAATGTTATCCGGTTTAGCCTTGGGTTCCGTTAATCCCGAACAGTGGGGCGAAAAAGCCAGAAAGCTGGATTTCTTCGATGTGAAAGCTGATATTGAAGCGTTATTTGGTTTGACGGGTATTATGGCTGAGTTTGTTGCCTACCAACATCCGGCTTTACATCCCGGTCAAACCGCGCAAATCAAAAACCAACATGGCGAAGTGATAGGTTTATTGGGCATGTTGCACCCAACGCTCGAAAAACAATTGGGTTTCGATAGTCCGGTATTCTTGTTTGAACTCGAACAGGATGCCGTATTGCAACGCAAGGTGCCTAAATTTAGTACATTATCCAAATACCCTTCTGTACGCCGCGATCTGGCTTTATTGGTGGAAGAGGCTGTATCGGCTGCCGCAATCACCAGTGTAATTGAAGAATGCATGGAGACGGCGATACGCGAAATATCGATCTTCGACGTTTATCGCGGACCGGGCGTCGCCGAAGGTTATAAGAGTGTCGCGTTAGCTTTACTCTTGCAGGATTTTACGCAAACGCTTACCGACACAGAAATTGATGCTATATTTCGCAAAGTGCTGGACACTTTAGCGGCTAAACTGAATGCAAAATTGAGGGAGTGA
- the ihfA gene encoding integration host factor subunit alpha translates to MVALTKADIAEKLFEDLGLNKREAKEIVELFFDEIKKSLESGEQVKISGFGKFELRDKSGRPGRNPKTGEEIPITPRRVVTFRTGQKLKARVEAYAGTQ, encoded by the coding sequence ATTGTGGCATTAACCAAAGCAGATATTGCAGAGAAGTTGTTTGAAGACCTCGGTTTAAACAAGCGAGAAGCCAAAGAAATCGTAGAGTTGTTTTTTGACGAAATTAAAAAAAGTCTGGAAAGCGGCGAGCAAGTGAAGATTTCTGGGTTTGGTAAGTTTGAATTGCGCGACAAAAGTGGTCGGCCGGGTAGAAATCCCAAAACAGGTGAAGAAATTCCCATCACTCCGCGGCGTGTGGTGACTTTTAGAACAGGGCAAAAATTGAAAGCTCGAGTAGAAGCGTATGCTGGAACCCAGTAA
- a CDS encoding MerR family transcriptional regulator, which translates to MLEPSNNNELPVIPAKRYFTIGEVSDLCAVKPHVLRYWEQEFTELSPVKRRGNRRYYQRHDVLLIRQIRALLYEQGYTIGGARAHLASGSAKEDSLRTKQLIHQMIGELEDILELLK; encoded by the coding sequence ATGCTGGAACCCAGTAATAATAACGAATTACCGGTTATTCCGGCCAAGCGGTATTTTACGATTGGCGAAGTTAGCGACCTCTGCGCGGTAAAGCCCCATGTATTGCGCTATTGGGAACAAGAGTTCACCGAGCTTAGTCCGGTAAAACGCCGAGGAAATCGCCGTTATTATCAGCGCCATGACGTGTTGTTGATTCGACAAATTCGCGCTTTGTTATACGAGCAAGGTTACACAATAGGTGGTGCGCGTGCTCATCTGGCGAGTGGTAGCGCGAAGGAAGACAGTTTACGCACCAAACAACTTATTCATCAGATGATTGGCGAGCTGGAAGATATTTTGGAGCTGCTGAAATAG
- a CDS encoding phosphotransferase gives MNHPDQLSRQWAQRIVDRYATSAKVRTVDIRSVNIGTSTRLRLTVNHDAIGVVPSRWFVKTPSLAIKSRAITTIPRLLHKEVHFYNSLSQGVPVSVPQILAAESLLGRGTTLVMADLDELGFRPGLTADALSLEQAQQVVEKLAGFHAHYWGNAGLLKTHRWLNGFSHNVENHMGTLLAVPLMKRGLDRAGRLVPNKLHRSALRYAADRRRITKILATGVQTLVHHDCHPGNLFWNHSEPGFLDWQLVRMGEGVSDLAYFLATSLKPESRRAHEKQLLKLYMTALASHGISDLDEETYYQRYRAHLVYPFEAMIVTLAIGGMMERNSNLELVARVSAAVDDNDSYSALSL, from the coding sequence GTGAATCACCCGGATCAATTGTCTCGGCAATGGGCGCAACGTATTGTTGATAGATACGCAACCAGTGCCAAAGTACGTACAGTAGATATTCGATCCGTCAATATTGGCACATCGACACGCTTGCGGCTAACCGTGAATCATGACGCCATCGGCGTCGTTCCAAGTCGGTGGTTTGTAAAAACGCCGTCGCTGGCAATTAAGTCCAGAGCGATTACCACCATACCGCGGTTATTACATAAGGAAGTTCATTTTTATAATTCGCTTTCTCAGGGGGTTCCGGTGAGTGTGCCGCAAATTTTAGCGGCTGAAAGTCTGTTAGGGCGCGGTACTACATTGGTAATGGCGGATTTGGATGAGCTGGGATTTAGGCCCGGGCTTACCGCAGACGCTCTGTCTTTGGAACAAGCTCAGCAGGTGGTTGAAAAGCTCGCCGGTTTTCATGCTCACTATTGGGGCAATGCTGGGCTGTTGAAAACGCATCGCTGGTTAAACGGTTTTAGTCACAATGTCGAGAATCATATGGGTACCTTACTGGCTGTGCCCTTGATGAAGCGTGGCCTTGATCGCGCAGGGCGCTTGGTGCCCAACAAATTGCATAGATCCGCGTTGCGCTATGCAGCGGATCGGCGGCGAATCACCAAGATATTGGCAACCGGTGTGCAGACCTTGGTGCATCATGATTGTCATCCAGGCAATCTATTTTGGAATCACTCTGAGCCGGGCTTTCTGGATTGGCAATTGGTGCGGATGGGTGAGGGTGTTAGTGACCTAGCTTATTTTTTAGCGACATCGCTGAAGCCGGAGTCTCGGCGAGCTCATGAAAAACAATTGCTGAAGCTATACATGACGGCGTTAGCTAGTCACGGGATTAGCGACTTGGATGAAGAAACGTATTACCAACGCTACCGCGCTCATTTGGTGTATCCGTTCGAAGCGATGATTGTTACCTTGGCTATAGGGGGTATGATGGAGCGCAATAGCAACTTGGAGTTAGTTGCGCGCGTTTCAGCGGCGGTTGACGATAACGATAGCTATTCTGCGTTATCTCTATAA
- a CDS encoding lipocalin family protein encodes MQFIKLSAVALLFLSFHATAEVQLTKADVLGTWQIDKESNTSDGSKARSSNTTWTFKDDGTIEGMTHENDSHARIDQMRAVLNYAVEGGKIVKQAAPGRSKMETCEAIEKSGNNMVLKCQTVYFFMSKK; translated from the coding sequence ATGCAATTTATTAAACTCTCCGCTGTTGCTTTATTGTTTTTATCTTTTCACGCCACAGCGGAAGTTCAGCTGACCAAAGCCGATGTTTTGGGTACATGGCAAATCGACAAAGAATCCAACACCAGTGATGGCAGCAAGGCCCGAAGCTCTAATACCACCTGGACGTTTAAAGACGATGGCACTATCGAAGGCATGACCCATGAAAACGATTCGCATGCCAGAATTGACCAAATGCGGGCTGTGCTGAATTACGCCGTCGAAGGCGGCAAGATTGTCAAACAGGCGGCGCCGGGTCGCTCGAAGATGGAAACCTGCGAGGCAATTGAAAAATCCGGCAACAATATGGTTTTGAAGTGCCAAACCGTTTATTTCTTTATGTCTAAAAAATAA